A stretch of the Tannerella serpentiformis genome encodes the following:
- a CDS encoding anthranilate synthase component I family protein — translation METYNYTTHSKRIPGDMHTPVSLYLKLRDLYPQSVLMESSDYHAGENSRSFIALCPLASIAINRGTATVTLPDGAREEHTLPDRPEAVTDALRDFMNRFHVSGDDRRVCGLYGYTTFNAVRYFERIPVRESREERNDAPDIYYILYRYVIVINPFRSELRLVELRADGEESGLPALEAAIDNRNYATYAFARRGPAVSTLTDEELRANVRRGIAHCMRGDVFQIVLSRRFIQPFDGDDFPVYRALRRINPSPYLFYFDFGGYRIFGSSPETHCKIEGQRAFIDPIAGTTRRTGDAPTDRHLTEALLNDPKENAEHVMLVDLARNDLSRNCHDVRVVFYKEPQYYSHVIHLASRVEGTLNAGVDPLRAFADTFPAGTLSGAPKVRAMQLISQIEPHNRGAYGGTIGFIGLDGDMTQAITIRTFVSRNNELWYQAGCGVVSDSSDEGELQEVNNKLAALRRAIEEAEEQSATLG, via the coding sequence ATGGAAACTTATAACTACACTACTCATAGCAAACGGATCCCGGGCGATATGCATACGCCGGTGAGCCTTTACCTCAAGTTACGCGACCTCTATCCGCAATCGGTGCTGATGGAGAGCTCGGATTATCACGCGGGCGAGAACTCGCGTTCGTTTATTGCGCTCTGTCCGCTGGCGAGCATCGCTATCAACCGCGGCACGGCTACCGTAACACTGCCCGACGGCGCCCGCGAGGAGCACACGCTGCCCGACCGCCCCGAGGCCGTGACCGATGCCTTGCGCGACTTCATGAACCGCTTCCATGTCTCGGGCGACGACCGCCGGGTGTGCGGCCTCTATGGCTACACCACCTTCAACGCCGTCCGTTACTTCGAGCGCATCCCCGTCCGCGAGAGCCGCGAGGAGCGCAACGACGCCCCGGACATCTACTACATCCTCTACCGCTACGTCATCGTCATCAACCCCTTCCGCAGCGAGCTGCGACTCGTGGAGCTTAGGGCCGACGGAGAGGAGAGCGGGCTGCCGGCGCTGGAGGCGGCCATCGACAACCGCAACTATGCCACCTACGCTTTCGCCCGACGCGGCCCGGCGGTGAGCACCCTCACCGACGAGGAGCTGCGCGCCAATGTGCGCCGCGGCATTGCCCACTGCATGCGGGGCGACGTCTTCCAGATCGTCCTCTCGCGCCGCTTCATCCAGCCTTTTGACGGCGACGACTTCCCCGTCTATCGTGCCCTGCGCCGCATCAACCCCTCGCCCTACCTCTTCTATTTCGACTTCGGCGGCTACCGCATCTTCGGCTCATCGCCCGAGACGCACTGCAAGATCGAGGGCCAACGCGCCTTCATCGATCCCATCGCCGGCACCACCCGACGCACGGGTGACGCCCCGACCGACCGCCACCTGACGGAGGCGCTCCTGAACGACCCGAAGGAGAACGCGGAGCATGTCATGCTGGTCGATTTGGCCCGTAACGACCTCTCTCGCAACTGTCACGACGTGCGCGTAGTCTTCTACAAAGAGCCGCAGTATTACAGCCACGTCATCCACCTGGCCAGTCGCGTGGAGGGCACCCTCAACGCCGGGGTAGACCCGCTCCGGGCCTTCGCCGACACCTTCCCCGCGGGCACACTCAGCGGGGCGCCCAAGGTGCGCGCCATGCAGCTCATCAGCCAGATCGAGCCGCACAACCGCGGCGCCTATGGAGGCACGATCGGCTTCATCGGCCTGGATGGCGACATGACGCAGGCCATCACCATCCGCACCTTTGTCAGCCGCAACAACGAGCTTTGGTATCAGGCCGGATGCGGCGTCGTGTCCGACAGTAGCGACGAGGGCGAACTGCAAGAGGTGAACAACAAGTTGGCCGCCCTCCGGCGCGCCATCGAGGAGGCGGAGGAGCAATCCGCCACACTCGGATAG
- the trpB gene encoding tryptophan synthase subunit beta — protein sequence MEGQDNNYRVSPEGYYGTFGGAYVPEILHRCVEELRESYLRVIESEAFMQEFSTLLRDYAGRPSPLYHAARMSERYGCRLYLKREDLNHTGSHKINNALGQVLLARHMGRRRVIAETGAGQHGVAVATVCALMGMECMIYMGRTDTERQRANVEKIRMLGGEVTPVESGNMTLKDATNEAIRDWCRHPSDTYYVIGSTVGPHPYPDLVARLQSVIGREISWQLQEHEGRDRPDCLMACVGGGSNAAGTIYPFVDDERVRIVLAEAAGCGVESGRSAATLHLGLPGIIHGARTLVMQDNDGQIEEPYSISAGLDYPGIGPMHANLFARGRAEVVAVTDREAVEAAYELTRLEGIIPALESAHALGALGRLRFGPDELVVLTVSGRGDKDMETYLSAKP from the coding sequence ATGGAAGGACAAGACAACAATTACCGGGTCAGCCCGGAAGGATACTACGGAACGTTTGGCGGCGCGTACGTGCCAGAGATCCTGCACCGATGCGTGGAGGAGCTGCGCGAGAGTTACCTGCGCGTGATCGAGAGTGAAGCGTTCATGCAGGAGTTCAGCACACTGCTGCGTGACTATGCGGGTCGGCCGTCGCCACTTTACCACGCGGCACGCATGTCGGAACGCTACGGATGCCGCCTCTACCTCAAACGGGAAGACCTGAACCACACGGGCTCGCACAAGATCAACAATGCACTGGGACAGGTGCTGCTGGCACGACATATGGGTCGGCGGAGGGTGATCGCTGAGACGGGCGCGGGACAGCACGGCGTGGCCGTGGCCACCGTCTGCGCACTGATGGGCATGGAATGTATGATCTACATGGGGCGGACGGACACAGAGCGTCAGCGGGCGAACGTGGAGAAGATCCGTATGCTGGGCGGGGAGGTGACGCCGGTGGAGTCGGGTAACATGACGCTCAAGGACGCCACGAACGAGGCGATCCGCGACTGGTGCCGTCACCCGTCGGACACGTACTACGTGATCGGCTCGACGGTCGGACCGCACCCCTACCCGGACTTGGTGGCACGACTGCAATCGGTGATCGGACGTGAGATCAGCTGGCAACTACAGGAGCACGAGGGTCGTGACAGGCCAGACTGCCTGATGGCGTGCGTCGGCGGAGGGAGCAACGCGGCGGGGACGATCTATCCGTTCGTGGACGATGAGCGGGTGCGGATCGTATTGGCCGAGGCGGCGGGCTGCGGCGTGGAGAGTGGACGGAGTGCGGCGACGCTTCACCTGGGTCTGCCGGGCATCATCCACGGAGCACGGACGCTGGTCATGCAGGACAATGACGGACAGATCGAGGAGCCCTATTCGATCTCCGCGGGGCTGGACTATCCGGGCATCGGACCGATGCACGCTAACCTCTTTGCTCGCGGACGGGCGGAGGTGGTGGCCGTGACGGATCGGGAGGCGGTGGAGGCGGCTTACGAGCTGACTCGGCTGGAGGGGATCATCCCGGCGCTGGAGTCTGCTCACGCGCTGGGGGCGCTCGGTCGACTGCGTTTCGGACCGGATGAGCTGGTGGTGCTGACTGTCTCTGGACGGGGGGATAAGGATATGGAGACGTATCTCTCTGCGAAGCCTTAA